A single genomic interval of Microbacterium sp. LWO14-1.2 harbors:
- a CDS encoding CDGSH iron-sulfur domain-containing protein, with amino-acid sequence MSRAADDVTITAYPDGPLLVRGAAVLQTVDGETIEVTRPTVALCRCGLSTIKPFCDGTHKASGFRTDV; translated from the coding sequence ATGAGTCGCGCGGCCGACGACGTCACGATCACGGCGTACCCCGACGGACCCCTGCTGGTCAGAGGGGCCGCCGTGCTGCAGACCGTCGACGGCGAGACGATCGAGGTCACGCGACCGACCGTCGCCCTGTGCCGGTGCGGGCTCTCGACGATCAAGCCGTTCTGCGACGGCACGCACAAGGCATCCGGGTTCCGCACCGACGTCTGA
- a CDS encoding iron-containing redox enzyme family protein has protein sequence MTALAHSTLDTVTARGPISEAVLGRLRGHADTGPADAARAALPTVSDVVRDDDVQLSLFLLYASSYGSLPGLDPDLEWDAELIAARRILEEAFEAALRAQVPQPESPEPTVDAVGRALFALAAADTGPSLSRYMARKATRENAVEMFIQRSIYTLREADPHSWAIPRLHGRAKAALVEIQTDEYGGGRPDRVHATIFARAMRGMGLDDTYGTYVDDVPAITFASHNLMSMFGLNRRLVGAIVGHLAAYEMTSSIPCRLYADGLRRLGYPDDVTDYFDEHVEADAVHEQIAGRDLAGALAEDHPELLDDIMFGASACLTVDGWMGGHILDAWQRGESSLRTGARA, from the coding sequence ATGACTGCGCTCGCACACTCCACCCTCGACACCGTCACGGCGCGGGGTCCGATCAGCGAGGCCGTGCTCGGCCGCCTCCGCGGGCATGCCGACACCGGGCCGGCGGATGCCGCGCGCGCCGCGCTGCCGACGGTCTCCGATGTCGTCCGAGACGACGACGTGCAGCTGTCGCTGTTCCTGCTGTACGCGTCGTCGTACGGCTCCTTGCCCGGTCTCGACCCCGACCTGGAGTGGGACGCAGAGCTGATCGCCGCCCGCCGGATCCTCGAGGAGGCGTTCGAGGCGGCCCTGCGCGCGCAAGTGCCGCAGCCGGAGTCGCCCGAGCCGACGGTGGATGCCGTGGGCCGCGCCCTGTTCGCGCTCGCTGCGGCCGACACCGGCCCGAGCCTGTCGCGGTACATGGCGAGGAAGGCGACCCGCGAGAACGCCGTGGAGATGTTCATCCAGCGGTCGATCTACACGCTGCGCGAGGCCGACCCGCACTCCTGGGCGATCCCGCGGCTGCACGGTCGGGCGAAGGCGGCGCTCGTGGAGATCCAGACCGACGAGTACGGCGGCGGCCGACCCGACCGCGTGCACGCCACGATCTTCGCGCGGGCGATGCGCGGCATGGGCCTCGACGACACCTACGGCACCTACGTCGACGACGTGCCGGCGATCACGTTCGCCTCGCACAACCTCATGTCGATGTTCGGGCTGAACCGGCGGCTGGTCGGCGCGATCGTCGGACACCTCGCCGCCTACGAGATGACCTCGTCGATCCCGTGCCGTCTGTACGCCGACGGGCTGCGCCGGCTCGGCTACCCCGACGACGTCACCGACTACTTCGACGAGCACGTCGAGGCGGATGCCGTGCACGAGCAGATCGCCGGGCGCGACCTCGCCGGCGCCCTCGCCGAAGACCACCCGGAGCTGCTCGACGACATCATGTTCGGCGCCTCGGCATGCCTGACGGTCGACGGATGGATGGGCGGACACATCCTCGACGCCTGGCAGCGCGGCGAGTCGTCGCTGCGCACGGGGGCGCGGGCATGA
- a CDS encoding carboxymuconolactone decarboxylase family protein, producing the protein MSHVNIGKIYSAPYRAMLEFNDQAVAAGVDAGLSPLLVELVKVRASQINGCAFCLRMHSADAVKAGETADRLAVVAGWWESQYFSPEEQAALQIAERVTMIGDHARLPDRGVDVDGVLSEKQIAAVTWLAVVINSWNRIAISSHYPVHP; encoded by the coding sequence GTGTCGCACGTGAACATCGGCAAGATCTACTCTGCCCCTTATCGGGCGATGCTCGAGTTCAACGACCAGGCGGTCGCCGCGGGAGTGGATGCCGGGCTCTCGCCGCTGCTCGTCGAACTCGTGAAGGTGCGCGCATCGCAGATCAACGGCTGCGCGTTCTGTCTGCGGATGCACAGCGCCGATGCCGTGAAGGCCGGGGAGACCGCCGACCGGCTCGCAGTCGTCGCCGGGTGGTGGGAGTCGCAGTACTTCAGCCCCGAGGAGCAGGCAGCGCTGCAGATCGCCGAGCGGGTGACGATGATCGGCGACCACGCCCGCCTCCCCGACCGGGGCGTCGACGTCGACGGCGTGCTCAGCGAGAAGCAGATCGCCGCCGTGACGTGGCTCGCCGTGGTCATCAACAGCTGGAACCGCATCGCGATCAGCAGCCACTACCCCGTGCATCCCTGA
- a CDS encoding aldolase/citrate lyase family protein — protein MTHTLKQGAWLSDGSSAIGEIVAGLGYDFVVLDIEHGSFDLATLERFIPLLKGLGLEVLSKVLVPERGAIQQALDFGSDGVIIPHIEGLEHAKRITDFAKFPPLGSRSLAGGRTMGYRGYSDEWIAAQDRDIKVFPMVEDPRALRDVEGIAALPTVDGIFIGPGDLAAMSGRGAYRQTEADFDDFRRVIAAARANGKPWVLPAWTTIEKEFAIAENADYVLLTMQHAAISEGYGNARTLMDGLIADASVSVAS, from the coding sequence ATGACTCACACACTCAAGCAGGGGGCCTGGCTCTCGGACGGCAGCAGCGCGATCGGGGAGATCGTCGCCGGACTCGGCTACGACTTCGTGGTGCTCGACATCGAGCACGGATCGTTCGACCTCGCGACCCTCGAGCGCTTCATCCCGCTGCTCAAGGGGCTCGGCCTCGAGGTCCTCTCGAAGGTGCTGGTGCCCGAGCGCGGCGCGATCCAGCAGGCCCTCGACTTCGGCTCGGACGGCGTCATCATCCCGCACATCGAGGGACTGGAGCACGCCAAGCGCATCACCGACTTCGCGAAGTTCCCGCCGCTCGGATCACGGAGCCTCGCGGGTGGTCGCACCATGGGCTACCGCGGCTACTCCGACGAGTGGATCGCCGCCCAGGACCGCGACATCAAGGTCTTCCCCATGGTGGAGGATCCACGGGCCCTGCGCGACGTCGAGGGCATCGCCGCCCTGCCCACGGTCGACGGCATCTTCATCGGCCCCGGCGACCTCGCGGCCATGAGCGGTCGCGGCGCGTACCGGCAGACCGAGGCCGACTTCGACGACTTCCGCCGCGTGATCGCCGCCGCACGCGCGAACGGCAAGCCGTGGGTGCTCCCGGCCTGGACCACGATCGAGAAGGAGTTCGCGATCGCCGAGAACGCCGACTACGTGCTGCTGACCATGCAGCACGCCGCGATCTCGGAGGGCTACGGCAACGCGCGCACCCTCATGGACGGGCTCATCGCCGACGCATCCGTCTCCGTCGCCTCCTGA
- a CDS encoding carbon-nitrogen hydrolase family protein: MKFAIGQMVSGDDKAANLAEISRLTEEAAAAGARLVVFPEFAMFDVPTLDEEFVKQGESLDGPFVTGLAELSRRTGVSIVAGMLESIDGEARGYNTLVLVTPDEGLSRVYHKLHLYDAFGFLESDHIRPGDIAGPVTFTVDDVTVGMLTCYDLRFPEVAREHADAGVDLLLYPAAWMPGARKEDHWNTLARARAIENTLYVAAVSQGPGVGTGGSIIVDPMGITLGEIGESTGIAVADARPERIAQVRSVNPSLANRRFTVVASA; the protein is encoded by the coding sequence ATGAAGTTCGCGATCGGCCAGATGGTCTCGGGCGACGACAAGGCCGCGAACCTCGCGGAGATCTCCCGGCTCACCGAGGAGGCGGCGGCTGCCGGAGCGCGCCTCGTCGTCTTCCCGGAGTTCGCGATGTTCGACGTCCCCACCCTCGACGAGGAGTTCGTGAAGCAGGGCGAGTCGCTCGACGGACCGTTCGTGACGGGACTCGCCGAGCTGTCACGACGCACCGGGGTCTCGATCGTCGCCGGCATGCTCGAATCCATCGACGGGGAGGCGCGCGGCTACAACACGCTCGTGCTCGTGACGCCCGACGAGGGCCTGTCGCGGGTCTATCACAAGCTCCACCTGTACGACGCGTTCGGGTTCCTGGAGTCCGACCACATCCGCCCCGGCGACATCGCGGGCCCGGTGACGTTCACGGTCGACGACGTGACCGTCGGGATGCTGACGTGCTACGACCTGCGCTTCCCCGAGGTCGCGCGCGAGCACGCCGACGCCGGCGTCGACCTGCTGCTCTACCCCGCCGCCTGGATGCCCGGGGCCCGCAAGGAGGACCACTGGAACACCCTCGCCCGCGCCCGCGCGATCGAGAACACGCTCTACGTCGCCGCGGTGTCGCAGGGGCCGGGAGTGGGCACCGGCGGCAGCATCATCGTCGACCCCATGGGGATCACGCTCGGCGAGATCGGCGAGTCGACCGGCATCGCCGTCGCCGACGCCCGCCCCGAGCGCATCGCCCAGGTGCGCAGTGTGAACCCCTCGCTCGCCAACCGCCGCTTCACCGTCGTCGCGTCCGCCTGA